The genomic stretch TTAAAACTCAAATGAATTGACGGGGGCCCGCACAAGCGGTGGAGCATGTGGTTTAATTCGAAGCAACGCGAAGAACCTTACCAGGCCTTGACATGCAGAGAACTTTCCAGAGATGGATTGGTGCCTTCGGGAACTCTGACACAGGTGCTGCATGGCTGTCGTCAGCTCGTGTCGTGAGATGTTGGGTTAAGTCCCGTAACGAGCGCAACCCTTGTCCTTAGTTACCAGCACGTAATGGTGGGCACTCTAAGGAGACTGCCGGTGACAAACCGGAGGAAGGTGGGGATGACGTCAAGTCATCATGGCCCTTACGGCCTGGGCTACACACGTGCTACAATGGTCGGTACAGAGGGTTGCCAAGCCGCGAGGTGGAGCTAATCTCACAAAACCGATCGTAGTCCGGATCGCAGTCTGCAACTCGACTGCGTGAAGTCGGAATCGCTAGTAATCGCGAATCAGAATGTCGCGGTGAATACGTTCCCGGGCCTTGTACACACCGCCCGTCACACCATGGGAGTGGGTTGCACCAGAAGTAGCTAGTCTAACCTTCGGGAGGACGGTTACCACGGTGTGATTCATGACTGGGGTGAAGTCGTAACAAGGTAGCCGTAGGGGAACCTGCGGCTGGATCACCTCCTTAATCGACGACATCAGCCTGCTGATGAGCTCCCACACGAATTGCTTGATTCATTGTCGAAGACGGTTTTTCCTGGTCAGAACCTGGAAATGAGCATTCGTATCGAATGTTGATTTCTGGCTTTTGTCAGATCGTTCTTTAAAAATTCGGATATGTGATAGATATAGACTGAGCACCAGTTTCACTGCTGGTGGATCAGGCTAAGGTAAAATTTGTGAGTTCTGCTCGAAAGAGCAACGTACGAATTTTCGGCGAATGTCGTCTTCACAGTATAACCAGATTGCTTGGGGTTATATGGTCAAGTGAAGAAGCGCATACGGTGGATGCCTTGGCAGTCAGAGGCGATGAAAGACGTGGTAGCCTGCGATAAGCTTTGGGGAGTCGGCAAACAGACTGTGATCCAGAGATCTCTGAATGGGGGAACCCACTCAGCATAAGCTGAGTATCTTGTACTGAATACATAGGTGCAAGAGGCGAACCAGGGGAACTGAAACATCTAAGTACCCTGAGGAAAAGAAATCAACCGAGATTCCCTTAGTAGTGGCGAGCGAACGGGGACCAGCCCTTAAGTTGATTTGAGATTAGTGGAACGCTCTGGAAAGTGCGGCCATAGTGGGTGATAGCCCCGTACACGAAAATCTCTTATCAATGAAATCGAGTAGGACGGAGCACGAGAAACTTTGTCTGAATATGGGGGGACCATCCTCCAAGGCTAAATACTACTGACTGACCGATAGTGAACCAGTACCGTGAGGGAAAGGCGAAAAGAACCCCGGAGAGGGGAGTGAAATAGAACCTGAAACCGTATGCGTACAAGCAGTGGGAGCCTACTTTGTTAGGTGACTGCGTACCTTTTGTATAATGGGTCAGCGACTTATATTCAGTGGCGAGCTTAACCGAATAGGGGAGGCGTAGCGAAAGCGAGTCTTAATAGGGCGTTTAGTCGCTGGGTATAGACCCGAAACCGGGCGATCTATCCATGGGCAGGTTGAAGGTTAGGTAACACTGACTGGAGGACCGAACCGACTACCGTTGAAAAGTTAGCGGATGACCTGTGGATCGGAGTGAAAGGCTAATCAAGCTCGGAGATAGCTGGTTCTCCTCGAAAGCTATTTAGGTAGCGCCTCATGTATCACTGTAGGGGGTAGAGCACTGTTTCGGCTAGGGGGTCATCCCGACTTACCAAACCGATGCAAACTCCGAATACCTACAAGTGCCGAGCATGGGAGACACACGGCGGGTGCTAACGTCCGTCGTGAAAAGGGAAACAACCCAGACCGTCAGCTAAGGTCCCAAAGTCATGGTTAAGTGGGAAACGATGTGGGAAGGCTTAGACAGCTAGGAGGTTGGCTTAGAAGCAGCCACCCTTTAAAGAAAGCGTAATAGCTCACTAGTCGAGTCGGCCTGCGCGGAAGATGTAACGGGGCTCAAACCATGCACCGAAGCTACGGGTATCATCTTACGATGATGCGGTAGAGGAGCGTTCTGTAAGCCTGTGAAGGTGAGTTGAGAAGCTTGCTGGAGGTATCAGAAGTGCGAATGCTGACATGAGTAACGACAATGCGAGTGAAAAACTCGCACGCCGAAAGACCAAGGTTTCCTGCGCAACGTTAATCGACGCAGGGTTAGTCGGTCCCTAAGGCGAGGCTGAAAAGCGTAGTCGATGGAAAACAGGTTAATATTCCTGTACTTCCAGTTATTGCGATGGAGGGACGGAGAAGGTTAGGCCAGCCTGGCGTTGGTTGTCCAGGTTTAAGGTGGTAGGCTGAAATCTTAGGCAAATCCGGGATTTCAAGGCCGAGAGCTGATGACGAGTTGCCTTTAGGCGACGAAGTGGTTGATACCATGCTTCCAAGAAAAGCTCCTAAGCTTCAGATAACTGGGAACCGTACCCCAAACCGACACAGGTGGTTAGGTAGAGAATACCAAGGCGCTTGAGAGAACTCGGGTGAAGGAACTAGGCAAAATGGCACCGTAACTTCGGGAGAAGGTGCGCCGGCGAGGGTGAAGGACTTGCTCCGTAAGCTCATGCCGGTCGAAGATACCAGGCCGCTGCGACTGTTTATTAAAAACACAGCACTCTGCAAACACGAAAGTGGACGTATAGGGTGTGACGCCTGCCCGGTGCCGGAAGGTTAATTGATGGGGTTAGCGCAAGCGAAGCTCTTGATCGAAGCCCCGGTAAACGGCGGCCGTAACTATAACGGTCCTAAGGTAGCGAAATTCCTTGTCGGGTAAGTTCCGACCTGCACGAATGGCGTAACGATGGCGGCGCTGTCTCCACCCGAGACTCAGTGAAATTGAAATCGCTGTGAAGATGCAGTGTATCCGCGGCTAGACGGAAAGACCCCGTGAACCTTTACTATAGCTTTGCACTGGACTTTGAATTTGCTTGTGTAGGATAGGTGGGAGGCTTTGAAGTGGGGACGCCAGTTCTCATGGAGCCATCCTTGAAATACCACCCTGGCAACTTTGAGGTTCTAACTCAGGTCCGTTATCCGGATCGAGGACAGTGTATGGTGGGTAGTTTGACTGGGGCGGTCTCCTCCCAAAGAGTAACGGAGGAGTACGAAGGTGCGCTCAGGCCGGTCGGAAATCGGTCGTAGAGTATAAAGGCAAAAGCGCGCTTGACTGCGAGACAAACACGTCGAGCAGGTACGAAAGTAGGTCTTAGTGATCCGGTGGTTCTGTATGGAAGGGCCATCGCTCAACGGATAAAAGGTACTCCGGGGATAACAGGCTGATACCGCCCAAGAGTTCATATCGACGGCGGTGTTTGGCACCTCGATGTCGGCTCATCACATCCTGGGGCTGAAGCCGGTCCCAAGGGTATGGCTGTTCGCCATTTAAAGTGGTACGCGAGCTGGGTTTAGAACGTCGTGAGACAGTTCGGTCCCTATCTGCCGTGGACGTTTGAGATTTGAGAGGGGCTGCTCCTAGTACGAGAGGACCGGAGTGGACGAACCTCTGGTGTTCCGGTTGTCACGCCAGTGGCATTGCCGGGTAGCTATGTTCGGAAGAGATAACCGCTGAAAGCATCTAAGCGGGAAACTTGCCTCAAGATGAGATCTCACTGGGATCTTGAATCCCCTAAAGGGCCGTCGAAGACTACGACGTTGATAGGTTGGGTGTGTAAGCGCTGTGAGGCGTTGAGCTAACCAATACTAATTGCCCGTGAGGCTTGACCATATAACACCCAAGCAATTTGCTGACGCAGATTGCGGTGGTGAAGACGAAAGACCCGAAAATTCGTAAGACCACAAATATCGCATATCCGAATTCGCTGGGCTGTCCATCTGGACATTCTGGCTACAGAATTTCTTGACGACCATAGAGCATTGGAACCACCTGATCCCATCCCGAACTCAGTAGTGAAACGATGCATCGCCGATGGTAGTGTGGGGTTTCCCCATGTGAGAGTAGGTCATCGTCAAGATTCATTTCGCAAAACCCCTATCTGCGCATGCAGGTAGGGGTTTTGTCTTTGTGGGCCGAAAATTCCGGGCCTGGCAGTATCTCTCTATGTGATTACGATGCGCGGCCCATCCTGCAGGCCCTTTTCCTATGCAAGCCAACAGCCCATGGCTATCATGCCTGCCTAATTCCAAGTTGAGACTGGCATGCTGAAGTTGTTGAATCTCCTCAAGGATGGTCGGTTCCATTCCGGAGAAGCTCTGGGGGCAGCCCTAGGGGTGAGTCGCAGCGCAGTTTGGAAGCAGCTGCAGCATCTGGAAAGTGAGCTGAACCTCACCATTCACAAGGTTCGTGGGCGCGGTTACCAGTTGGCCGCGCCACTGGCTTTGCTTGAGACGCAGGCAATCGCTGGTTTTGCCGCAGGTGAACAGTGGCCGATGTTCATCCACGAAACCATCGATTCCACCAACGCCGAAGGCTTGCGCCTTGCCAGTGAAGGGCAGGCGGCTCCATTCCTGGTTCTGGCCGAGCGCCAGAGCGCCGGGCGAGGTCGGCGCGGCCGGCAGTGGGTCAGCCCATTTGCAGAAAATCTCTATTACAGTCTGGTGCTGCGTGTCGATGGCGGCATGCGTCAGCTTGAGGGGTTGAGCCTGGTAGTGGGGTTGGCCGTAATGCGCACCTTGCAGGCGTTCGGGGTAAAGGATGTCGGGCTTAAATGGCCTAACGATGTGTTGGTTCGTGGGCATAAGATCACCGGGATTCTCCTGGAATTGGTGGGCGATCCTGCAGATGTGTGTCATGTAGTGCTAGGCATTGGTATCAATGTAAACATGCAGGTAAACGAGCAGGTCGATCAGCAGTGGACCTCTATGCTGCGTGAGGTAGGGGCAGCCATAGATCGTAATCACTTGGTAGCGCTGCTCAGCCAGCAGTTGCAGCACGAATTGGCGCGCCATCGCCGCTACGGCTTTGCTGCATTCCAGGAGGAGTGGGAGCAGGCGCACTTGTGGCAGGGCCGCAATGTATCGCTGGTTGCTGGTACTACACGTATTGATGGTGTGGTTCTTGGCGTCGACGGGCAGGGTGGTTTGCGCCTTGAGGTGGACGGGATGGAAAAGAGCTTCAGTGGTGGTGAGCTCAGTTTGAGGTTGCGTGATGATTCTTGAGCTCGATTGCGGTAACAGCTTCATAAAGTGGCGTGTGATCCATGTCGCCGATGCTGTGATTGAAGGTGGTGGGATCGTCGATTCCGACCAGGCGCTAGTGGCCGAAGTGGCTGCGCTTGCATCAGTTCACCTTACGGGTTGTCGTATTGTCAGTGTGCGCAGCGAAGAAGAAACCGATGCGCTTTGCGCGGTGATCGCTGAGGCATTTGCCGTGCAGGCGCGAGTTGCTCACCCTGTCCGTGAAATGGCCGGTGTGCGCAATGGCTATGACGACTATCAGCGTCTGGGTATGGATCGTTGGCTGGCAGCGCTGGGTGCATTTCACCTGGCCAAGGGTGCGTGCCTTGTGATTGACCTGGGTACTGCGGCAAAAGCGGACTATGTGTCCGCGGACGGCGAGCATCTGGGAGGTTACATCTGCCCGGGTATGCCATTGATGCGTAGCCAACTGCGTACTCACACCCGGCGTATCCGCTATGACGATGCCTCCGCGGAGCGCGCATTGGCCAGCTTGTCACCCGGTCGCTCTACTGTCGAAGCGGTAGAGCGCGGTTGCGTATTGATGCTCCAGGGCTTTGCCTCCACCCAGCTTGAGCAGGCTCGTGTGCTATGGGGTGAGGAATTTACCG from Pseudomonas putida encodes the following:
- a CDS encoding bifunctional biotin--[acetyl-CoA-carboxylase] synthetase/biotin operon repressor, which gives rise to MLKLLNLLKDGRFHSGEALGAALGVSRSAVWKQLQHLESELNLTIHKVRGRGYQLAAPLALLETQAIAGFAAGEQWPMFIHETIDSTNAEGLRLASEGQAAPFLVLAERQSAGRGRRGRQWVSPFAENLYYSLVLRVDGGMRQLEGLSLVVGLAVMRTLQAFGVKDVGLKWPNDVLVRGHKITGILLELVGDPADVCHVVLGIGINVNMQVNEQVDQQWTSMLREVGAAIDRNHLVALLSQQLQHELARHRRYGFAAFQEEWEQAHLWQGRNVSLVAGTTRIDGVVLGVDGQGGLRLEVDGMEKSFSGGELSLRLRDDS
- a CDS encoding pantothenate kinase, producing the protein MILELDCGNSFIKWRVIHVADAVIEGGGIVDSDQALVAEVAALASVHLTGCRIVSVRSEEETDALCAVIAEAFAVQARVAHPVREMAGVRNGYDDYQRLGMDRWLAALGAFHLAKGACLVIDLGTAAKADYVSADGEHLGGYICPGMPLMRSQLRTHTRRIRYDDASAERALASLSPGRSTVEAVERGCVLMLQGFASTQLEQARVLWGEEFTVFLTGGDAPLVREALPQARVVPDLVFVGLAMACPLD